In Cupriavidus basilensis, the following proteins share a genomic window:
- a CDS encoding CDP-alcohol phosphatidyltransferase family protein: protein MNKNPKNSRGEPPAPRTWDARLARALVRPLKDSWITPNHLTTLRLAIGLAGVACLMQGGFAWTNYGALLIVVSNFVDHTDGELARISGKSSKIGHFYDLASDALITVLLFVGMGAAISGQAAADTMSPVLQGALAGVAVALIFFLRMRIESRVGKSGTKQASAGGFETEDVLYLLPLVTLTSGIAPFLMAASIGAPLFAAWVIIDYWRVMRRPLPATASTEI, encoded by the coding sequence ATGAACAAAAATCCAAAGAATTCTCGTGGCGAGCCTCCCGCTCCGCGTACCTGGGACGCCCGTCTGGCGCGCGCGCTTGTCCGCCCGCTCAAGGACTCCTGGATCACGCCGAACCACTTGACCACCCTGCGGCTCGCGATCGGCCTTGCCGGGGTAGCGTGCCTGATGCAAGGCGGTTTCGCGTGGACCAACTACGGCGCGCTCCTGATCGTGGTGTCCAACTTCGTTGACCACACTGACGGAGAATTGGCAAGAATTAGCGGTAAATCGAGCAAGATAGGCCATTTTTATGACCTGGCGAGCGATGCGCTGATTACCGTCCTGCTCTTCGTGGGCATGGGCGCAGCCATTTCCGGGCAGGCCGCGGCAGACACGATGTCGCCCGTCCTGCAAGGCGCGCTCGCGGGCGTGGCGGTGGCGCTGATCTTCTTCCTGCGCATGCGGATCGAGTCGCGTGTGGGGAAAAGCGGGACGAAGCAAGCCTCTGCCGGCGGTTTCGAGACCGAAGACGTGCTTTACCTGCTTCCCCTGGTGACGTTGACCAGCGGCATCGCGCCGTTCCTGATGGCAGCGTCGATCGGCGCTCCCCTGTTCGCGGCCTGGGTCATCATCGATTACTGGCGTGTGATGCGGCGTCCCCTGCCAGCCACGGCTTCGACGGAGATCTGA
- a CDS encoding 2OG-Fe(II) oxygenase has translation MSEQANDITLDDPSPASVPSRQRPAAEPAAGAMLPNPDACVAERTARLDSKQLRADFVRQDAFLHLEDFLAPEVTAQLVASARALVPQINRNYLPGHKQGGSVSRHTIDELAPFIAELYRSKALIGWLEQMCGEKLLVSPDSDPHAYALYYYTRQGDHIGWHYDTSYYDGRRYTLLLGVIEESSCRLDYELHTRNAQVPDEPGSVQTTPGGLVFFDGDKLRHRITPAGANEMRVSLTFEYVTDPGMRPWLRFISNMKDAVAYFGFRQVFKRLVPGQKPRS, from the coding sequence ATGAGCGAGCAAGCCAACGACATCACGCTGGACGACCCGTCCCCCGCTTCGGTTCCCTCCCGCCAAAGGCCGGCTGCGGAACCTGCCGCCGGCGCCATGCTGCCCAACCCCGATGCCTGCGTGGCCGAGCGCACCGCGCGGCTCGACAGCAAGCAGCTGCGCGCCGATTTCGTGCGCCAGGACGCTTTCCTGCACCTGGAGGATTTCCTGGCGCCTGAAGTCACCGCGCAACTGGTGGCCAGCGCCCGCGCGCTGGTGCCGCAGATCAACCGCAACTACCTGCCCGGCCACAAGCAGGGCGGCAGCGTCAGCCGGCACACCATCGACGAGCTAGCGCCGTTCATCGCCGAGCTGTACCGGTCGAAGGCGCTGATCGGCTGGCTGGAGCAGATGTGCGGCGAGAAGCTGCTGGTCTCCCCCGATTCCGATCCCCATGCCTACGCGCTGTATTACTACACGCGCCAGGGTGACCACATTGGCTGGCACTACGACACCTCTTATTACGACGGCCGCCGCTACACGCTGCTGCTGGGCGTGATCGAGGAATCGTCATGCCGCCTGGACTACGAACTGCACACGCGCAACGCGCAAGTGCCCGATGAGCCCGGCTCGGTGCAGACCACGCCCGGCGGGCTGGTGTTCTTCGATGGCGACAAGCTGCGTCATCGCATCACGCCGGCCGGCGCCAACGAAATGCGCGTGTCGCTGACGTTCGAGTACGTGACCGATCCGGGCATGCGCCCGTGGCTGCGCTTCATCTCCAATATGAAGGACGCGGTCGCCTATTTCGGCTTCCGGCAAGTGTTCAAGAGACTGGTACCGGGCCAGAAGCCCCGCTCATGA
- a CDS encoding flippase-like domain-containing protein, producing the protein MTRAAMLFLSIGAALFVALLAWQGFGSVASTFMSAGWGLVLVAAFHLLPLVLDAGAIYVLFDRRAGHGTLRDALLARWAGESVNSLLPAGQIGGPVLMVRYLAQRGTRMRDAAAAITVSTTMQALAQMVFAFIGLALFGLYGGHDALADLRTPALVVTAVLALCIAGFYVVQKRGLFGRVLRLLSKVFGKRDWSGLTMRADAVDAAVQGMYRDRRKVASTFALSLVGWLVGTGEVWLALHFLGHPVSWLDALLLESVGQAIRGAAFAIPGSLGAQEGGYLLLAPIVGLPPEAALALSLAKRAREIGLGAPGLLYLHLSERKFQRRRAAGVQQAAD; encoded by the coding sequence ATGACCCGTGCTGCCATGCTTTTCCTGTCAATCGGCGCGGCGCTCTTTGTCGCGCTGCTCGCCTGGCAGGGATTCGGCTCCGTCGCGTCGACGTTCATGTCGGCAGGCTGGGGCCTGGTGCTGGTCGCCGCGTTCCACCTGCTGCCGCTGGTGCTGGACGCCGGCGCCATCTACGTGTTGTTCGACCGCAGGGCCGGCCACGGCACCCTGCGCGACGCGCTGCTGGCGCGCTGGGCCGGCGAGTCCGTCAACAGCCTGCTGCCGGCGGGGCAGATCGGCGGCCCGGTCCTGATGGTGCGCTACCTGGCGCAGCGCGGCACGCGCATGCGCGACGCCGCCGCGGCCATCACGGTGAGCACCACCATGCAGGCGCTGGCGCAGATGGTGTTCGCCTTTATCGGCCTGGCGCTGTTTGGCCTGTATGGCGGGCACGATGCGCTTGCCGACCTGCGCACGCCGGCCCTGGTCGTCACCGCCGTGCTTGCGCTATGCATAGCGGGTTTCTACGTGGTGCAAAAGCGCGGCCTGTTCGGCCGGGTGCTGCGCCTGCTGTCGAAGGTATTCGGCAAGCGCGACTGGTCGGGGTTGACCATGCGCGCCGATGCCGTGGACGCGGCCGTGCAAGGCATGTACCGCGACCGCCGCAAGGTGGCGTCCACCTTCGCGCTGAGCCTGGTGGGCTGGCTGGTCGGCACGGGCGAGGTCTGGCTGGCCCTGCATTTCCTCGGGCATCCCGTCAGCTGGCTCGACGCCTTGCTGCTGGAGAGCGTGGGGCAGGCGATCCGTGGCGCGGCGTTTGCCATTCCCGGCTCGCTGGGCGCGCAGGAAGGCGGCTACCTGCTGCTGGCGCCCATCGTCGGCCTGCCGCCCGAAGCGGCGCTGGCGCTGTCCCTGGCAAAGCGCGCCCGCGAGATCGGGCTCGGCGCGCCCGGGCTGCTGTATTTACATTTGAGTGAACGAAAATTCCAACGGCGGCGTGCAGCAGGTGTGCAGCAGGCCGCCGATTGA
- a CDS encoding NTP transferase domain-containing protein produces the protein MRAIILAAGLGLRLQQQPGEQFPKCLLRFEGITLLERHLRMLDAAGVDEIVLALGFQPEHVEAELVRLGRDPYPEIVLNPRYDLGSVLTVHTVADALTRGGDVLLMDADVLYDERILGALVAGTTTNRLLIDRDFEAGDEPVKLCLKDGVPVELRKQLAVGLEYDTIGESVGFFRFQEQTARRMAQIVQGYVDSGRSNMPHEEAVRDLLLEGGHVFDVADVSGAPWIEIDFPNDVARARDEVLPELQPIVGVAQ, from the coding sequence ATGCGAGCAATCATCCTTGCCGCGGGCCTAGGCCTGCGACTTCAGCAACAACCCGGGGAGCAATTCCCCAAATGCCTGCTGCGTTTTGAGGGCATCACCCTGCTGGAGCGGCATCTGCGCATGCTCGACGCGGCCGGGGTGGACGAGATCGTGCTGGCGCTGGGCTTCCAGCCGGAACACGTCGAGGCCGAGCTGGTACGGCTGGGGCGCGACCCCTATCCGGAGATCGTGCTGAACCCGCGTTACGACCTGGGCAGCGTGCTGACCGTGCACACAGTGGCCGATGCGCTCACGCGCGGCGGCGACGTGCTGCTGATGGATGCGGACGTGCTCTACGACGAGCGCATCCTCGGCGCGCTGGTGGCGGGCACCACCACCAATCGCCTCTTGATCGACCGCGATTTCGAAGCCGGCGACGAACCCGTCAAGCTGTGCCTGAAGGACGGCGTGCCGGTGGAGCTGCGCAAGCAGCTCGCGGTTGGTCTGGAGTACGACACCATTGGCGAGTCGGTCGGTTTCTTCCGCTTTCAGGAGCAAACCGCGCGCCGCATGGCGCAGATCGTCCAGGGCTATGTCGACAGCGGCCGCTCGAACATGCCGCACGAAGAAGCGGTGCGCGACCTGCTGCTCGAAGGCGGCCACGTATTCGATGTCGCCGATGTGAGCGGCGCACCGTGGATCGAGATCGATTTCCCGAACGACGTGGCGCGCGCGCGCGACGAAGTCCTGCCTGAACTTCAGCCGATTGTGGGAGTAGCACAGTGA
- the aepX gene encoding phosphoenolpyruvate mutase — MIVGNELEFMMEAHNGLSARIVREAGFKAIWASGLAISAQYGVRDNNEASWTQVVDTLEFMADASDLPILLDGDTGYGNFNNVRRLVRKLEQRGIAGVCIEDKQFPKTNSFIDGERQPLAEIDEFCGKIKAGKDSQSDDNFSIVARVEALIAGWGMDEALRRAEAYRQAGADAILIHSKLSRPDEILQFAREWAGRGPLVIVPTKYYSTPTEAFRKAGISVVIWANHLIRVAASSMQAVAKEIHDSETLVNVEDRIATVNEIFRLQDADEYSTAEKIYLSGSQAPGAAVVLAAGRGTGLEPLTEDRPKVMLPVAGKPLLRWLVDAFKKQSINDITVVGGYQAKAIDTAGIKLVVNEQYAQTGELASLACAVDGLQTDTVIAYGDLLFRSYILRDLLESDAPFSVVVDSSLTTESNQSVRDFAYCSAPDDRDLFGQKILLRHVSSKGQEPGAGQAQAPHGRWIGLLNVRGEGRVRLQKLVAELRKRDDFNTLDMPALLNALVEAGEQIEVKYVHGHWRGVNDLDDFRRAGDFAHTQTPFAVGGTDAEEAR, encoded by the coding sequence ATGATTGTCGGCAACGAGCTGGAATTCATGATGGAAGCCCACAACGGGCTGTCCGCGCGCATCGTGCGCGAGGCCGGTTTCAAGGCCATCTGGGCTTCGGGCCTGGCGATCTCCGCCCAGTACGGCGTGCGCGACAACAACGAAGCGAGCTGGACCCAGGTGGTCGATACGCTGGAGTTCATGGCCGACGCCAGCGACCTGCCGATCCTGCTGGACGGCGACACCGGCTACGGCAACTTCAACAATGTGCGCCGCCTGGTGCGCAAGCTCGAGCAGCGCGGTATTGCCGGTGTGTGCATCGAGGACAAGCAGTTTCCCAAGACCAACAGCTTCATCGACGGCGAGCGCCAGCCGCTGGCCGAGATCGATGAGTTCTGCGGCAAGATCAAGGCCGGCAAGGATTCGCAGTCGGACGACAACTTCTCCATCGTCGCCCGCGTGGAAGCCTTGATCGCAGGCTGGGGCATGGACGAAGCCCTGCGCCGCGCCGAGGCCTATCGCCAGGCCGGCGCCGATGCCATCCTGATCCACAGCAAGCTGTCGCGCCCGGACGAGATCCTGCAGTTCGCGCGCGAGTGGGCCGGCCGGGGCCCGCTGGTGATCGTGCCGACCAAGTACTACAGCACCCCGACCGAAGCCTTCCGCAAGGCCGGCATCAGCGTGGTGATCTGGGCCAACCACCTGATCCGCGTGGCGGCATCCTCGATGCAGGCCGTGGCCAAGGAGATTCACGACAGCGAGACGCTGGTCAATGTGGAAGACCGCATCGCCACCGTCAACGAGATCTTCCGCCTGCAGGACGCCGACGAGTACTCGACCGCCGAGAAGATCTACCTGTCCGGCTCGCAAGCGCCGGGCGCGGCGGTGGTGCTGGCGGCCGGCCGCGGCACCGGCCTGGAGCCCCTCACCGAGGACCGTCCCAAGGTCATGCTGCCCGTGGCCGGCAAGCCGCTGCTGCGCTGGCTGGTGGACGCGTTCAAGAAGCAGTCGATCAACGACATCACCGTGGTGGGCGGCTACCAGGCCAAGGCCATCGACACGGCCGGCATCAAGCTGGTGGTCAACGAGCAGTACGCCCAGACCGGCGAGCTGGCCTCGCTGGCGTGTGCCGTTGACGGATTGCAGACGGATACCGTGATCGCCTACGGCGACCTGCTGTTTCGCAGCTATATCCTGCGCGACCTGCTCGAGAGCGACGCGCCGTTCAGCGTAGTGGTGGACTCGTCGCTGACCACGGAGTCGAACCAGAGCGTGCGCGACTTCGCCTATTGCTCCGCGCCCGACGACCGCGACCTGTTCGGCCAGAAGATCCTGCTGCGCCATGTGTCGAGCAAGGGCCAGGAGCCGGGCGCAGGTCAGGCCCAGGCACCGCACGGCCGCTGGATCGGCCTGCTGAACGTGCGCGGCGAGGGCCGCGTGCGCCTGCAGAAGCTGGTTGCCGAACTGCGCAAGCGCGACGACTTCAACACGCTGGACATGCCCGCGCTGCTTAACGCGCTGGTCGAAGCCGGTGAACAGATCGAAGTGAAGTATGTGCACGGCCACTGGCGCGGCGTGAACGACCTCGACGACTTCCGCCGCGCGGGCGATTTCGCGCATACGCAGACACCGTTTGCGGTCGGCGGCACGGACGCAGAGGAAGCCCGATGA
- the aepY gene encoding phosphonopyruvate decarboxylase encodes MIEAAQFVEAARARGFDWYAGVPCSYLTPFINYVMQDPSLHYVSAANEGDAVALIAGVTLGAQGGRRGVTMMQNSGLGNAVSPLTSLTWTFRLPQLLIVTWRGQPGVADEPQHALMGPVTPTMLDTMEIPWETFPTDPAEVGPALDRAVAHMDATGRPYALVMQKGSVAPYALKQQEQPALRPKCTPQSEARGASRDGLPTRRDALQRVIAHTPTDKTVVLASTGFCGRELYALDDRANQLYMVGSMGCLTPFALGLALARPDLNVVAVDGDGAALMRMGVFATLGAYGPGNLTHVLLDNGAHDSTGGQATVSHHVSFAGVASACGYASAAEGDQLDLLDQTLTAAPASAAGPRFVALTISAGTPDGLPRPTITPVDVKTRLARHIGADQGGK; translated from the coding sequence ATGATCGAAGCGGCACAGTTTGTCGAGGCCGCACGTGCGCGCGGCTTCGACTGGTATGCCGGGGTGCCCTGCTCGTATCTCACGCCGTTCATCAACTACGTGATGCAGGATCCATCGCTGCACTACGTGTCGGCGGCGAACGAAGGCGATGCGGTGGCGCTGATCGCCGGCGTGACGCTGGGCGCGCAGGGCGGGCGCCGTGGCGTCACCATGATGCAGAACTCCGGCCTGGGCAATGCGGTCAGCCCGCTGACCTCGCTCACGTGGACGTTTCGCCTGCCGCAGTTGCTGATCGTGACCTGGCGCGGGCAGCCGGGCGTGGCTGACGAACCGCAGCACGCGCTGATGGGCCCGGTCACCCCGACGATGCTCGATACCATGGAGATCCCGTGGGAAACCTTCCCGACCGACCCGGCCGAGGTTGGCCCGGCGCTGGATCGCGCGGTGGCGCATATGGATGCCACCGGCCGTCCGTACGCGCTGGTGATGCAAAAGGGCAGCGTCGCGCCGTATGCGCTCAAGCAGCAGGAGCAGCCCGCGCTGCGCCCCAAGTGCACGCCGCAGTCGGAGGCGCGGGGCGCTTCGCGCGATGGCCTGCCTACGCGCCGCGACGCGCTGCAACGCGTGATCGCGCATACGCCAACGGACAAGACCGTGGTGCTGGCATCGACCGGATTCTGCGGGCGTGAGCTTTACGCGCTCGACGACCGTGCCAACCAGCTCTACATGGTGGGTTCGATGGGCTGCCTCACGCCGTTCGCGCTAGGCCTTGCGCTCGCGCGTCCGGACCTCAACGTGGTCGCCGTGGACGGCGACGGCGCGGCGCTCATGCGCATGGGCGTGTTCGCCACGCTCGGCGCCTATGGCCCGGGCAACCTCACGCATGTGCTGCTCGACAACGGCGCCCATGACTCCACCGGCGGACAGGCGACCGTGTCGCACCATGTCTCGTTTGCCGGCGTGGCGTCCGCCTGCGGCTACGCGTCGGCGGCCGAGGGCGACCAGCTCGACCTGCTCGACCAGACGCTCACGGCTGCGCCAGCGAGCGCCGCCGGCCCGCGTTTTGTCGCGCTGACGATCAGCGCAGGCACGCCGGACGGCCTGCCGCGCCCGACCATCACCCCGGTCGATGTGAAGACGCGCCTGGCGCGACACATCGGTGCCGACCAAGGAGGGAAGTAA
- a CDS encoding 2-aminoethylphosphonate aminotransferase produces the protein MLLLNPGPVTLSERVRQSLLQPDLCHRESEFFDLQDEARARLLDIYELDPAEWAAVLMTGSGTAAVESMIAALVPEQGKLLIVQNGVYGERITQIATQYRIAHEVVAHDWMQAPDLARIAAALDADRAITHVAVIHHETTTGRLNDLQALDALCRVRDVRLLVDGVSSFGAEAIDFGGSIAAVAATANKCLHGVPGASFVIVRRSALEQAASRTYYLDLGRLARLQDQRNTPFTPSVHAYYALVEALRELEDEGGWRARHARYAALAERARAGLEALGMPALWPSEQSSVVLRAYRLPARLSYPQLHDGLKERGFVIYAGQGGLSAELFRISTMGNIQLDDIERLLQGFKALTQ, from the coding sequence ATGCTGCTACTCAATCCGGGCCCCGTTACCCTGTCAGAACGTGTCCGCCAAAGCTTGCTGCAGCCCGACCTGTGCCACCGCGAAAGCGAGTTCTTTGACCTGCAGGACGAAGCCCGTGCACGCCTGCTGGACATCTACGAGCTGGATCCCGCCGAGTGGGCCGCGGTCCTGATGACCGGCTCCGGCACGGCGGCGGTGGAGAGCATGATCGCCGCGCTGGTGCCCGAGCAAGGCAAGCTGCTGATCGTCCAGAACGGCGTGTACGGCGAGCGCATCACGCAGATCGCCACGCAGTACCGCATCGCCCATGAGGTCGTTGCGCACGACTGGATGCAGGCGCCTGACCTTGCCCGCATTGCCGCCGCGCTCGACGCGGACCGCGCGATCACGCACGTGGCGGTGATCCATCATGAAACCACCACAGGCCGCCTGAATGACCTCCAGGCGCTGGACGCACTGTGCCGCGTGCGGGATGTACGCTTGCTGGTGGATGGCGTGAGCAGCTTCGGCGCCGAGGCGATCGATTTCGGCGGCAGCATTGCCGCGGTGGCGGCCACGGCCAACAAGTGCTTGCACGGCGTGCCGGGCGCATCGTTCGTCATTGTGCGGCGCAGCGCGCTGGAGCAAGCCGCCAGCCGGACGTACTACCTGGATCTCGGGCGGCTCGCGCGCTTGCAGGACCAGCGCAATACACCGTTTACGCCGTCGGTACATGCCTATTACGCGCTGGTGGAAGCGCTGCGCGAACTGGAGGACGAGGGTGGCTGGCGCGCCCGCCATGCGCGCTATGCGGCCCTTGCGGAACGCGCGCGCGCCGGGCTCGAGGCCTTGGGCATGCCGGCCCTGTGGCCGTCGGAACAGTCCTCGGTGGTGCTGCGGGCCTACCGCTTGCCGGCCCGCTTGTCGTATCCCCAGCTGCACGACGGCCTGAAGGAACGCGGCTTTGTCATCTATGCGGGGCAGGGCGGACTATCGGCCGAGTTGTTCCGCATTTCCACCATGGGCAATATCCAGCTGGATGACATCGAGCGCTTGCTGCAGGGTTTCAAGGCGCTGACGCAGTAA
- a CDS encoding ABC transporter substrate-binding protein — protein MVRAAVEGVLTTIQANADTRNGDLDKITAVVRRQFLPYTDFQRTTRLAVGSAWRGATPEQQRQLYEQFQTLLVRSYALSLSQVREQTLKFRYKAPRTAGKDVVVETSVINNGDEVRIDYRLQRGAAGWSIYDINMSGAWLIEIYRKQFADIVAKGGIDGLVKYLASHNAA, from the coding sequence ATGGTCCGCGCCGCCGTCGAAGGCGTGCTCACCACCATTCAAGCCAACGCCGACACCCGTAACGGCGATCTGGACAAGATCACGGCCGTGGTGCGCCGGCAGTTCCTGCCTTACACCGATTTTCAGCGCACTACCCGGCTTGCGGTCGGCAGCGCCTGGCGCGGTGCCACGCCTGAGCAGCAGAGGCAGCTTTACGAGCAGTTCCAGACGCTGCTGGTGCGCAGCTACGCCTTATCCCTTTCACAAGTGCGCGAGCAGACGCTGAAGTTTCGCTACAAGGCGCCGCGGACCGCGGGAAAGGATGTAGTGGTGGAGACCAGCGTGATCAATAACGGGGATGAGGTGCGGATCGATTATCGGCTGCAGCGGGGCGCGGCGGGGTGGTCGATTTACGATATCAATATGAGCGGGGCTTGGCTGATTGAGATTTATCGCAAGCAGTTTGCGGATATTGTGGCTAAGGGGGGGATTGATGGGTTGGTCAAATATCTGGCTAGTCATAATGCGGCGTGA
- a CDS encoding putative bifunctional diguanylate cyclase/phosphodiesterase: MHAGSYNSLLVLFSLLVAMLASYTALDMAGRIATAQGRAAHWWLAGGACAMGIGIWSMHFIAMLAFHLPIPLGYDLPITVASLLIAIASSALALWLVGRETLPWRRLAGGALLIGSGVAGMHYTGMAALRMVPGIYYIPSLFVLSVVIAVLASGTALWIAFNLRRESVWVRPLRAGASVVMGLAIAGMHYTGMAAAQFPIGAVCGAARDGMDTGWLAVVIIVVTLAVLAIALITSVLDVRLEARTSMLAISLAEANQELTYLALHDNLTKLPNRVLLEDRLEQAIQGATREKSRFALMFMDLDGFKAVNDAYGHPIGDQLLVAVARRIGANVHSQDTIARLGGDEFVLLASVSEPADAATLAEKVLSAMREPFQVAGRELRVSTSIGIAMYPGDGELQHDLLTNADAAMYHAKALGRNTICFFEASMNANVHEQLQLVQDMRMALERRELTLQYQPKLTAPNGPIVGVEALVRWMHPTRGLIAPDQFIPLAEKTGLIVPFGDWILDEACRQMRAWRDEGRPEWTMAVNLSALQFRHASLIATVRDTLARHALEPCCLTLEVTESTAMRDADASLQILQQLHDMGVRISIDDFGTGYSSLLYLKRLPASELKIDRGFIRDLSRDTEDAAIVSAIVALGRTLNLNIVAEGVETAKQQEFLTRLGCNSLQGFLLGRPMSAENLIESLSNDNLLSEPVEEGTIGSCYDAGYLTPHYD, encoded by the coding sequence ATGCACGCCGGTAGCTACAACAGTTTGCTTGTGCTGTTCTCACTGCTTGTGGCGATGCTGGCCTCCTACACCGCCCTGGACATGGCCGGGCGCATTGCCACCGCGCAAGGACGCGCGGCCCACTGGTGGCTGGCGGGTGGTGCCTGCGCCATGGGCATCGGCATCTGGTCGATGCACTTCATCGCCATGCTGGCGTTCCACCTGCCGATTCCGCTGGGCTACGACCTGCCCATCACCGTGGCCTCGTTGCTGATCGCCATCGCGTCATCCGCGCTCGCGCTCTGGCTGGTGGGCCGGGAAACCTTGCCGTGGCGGCGCCTGGCTGGCGGCGCCTTGTTGATCGGCAGCGGCGTTGCCGGCATGCACTACACGGGCATGGCTGCACTGCGCATGGTCCCGGGTATCTACTACATCCCATCGTTGTTCGTCCTGTCCGTGGTCATTGCGGTCCTGGCGTCGGGCACGGCGCTGTGGATTGCGTTCAACCTGCGGCGCGAGTCTGTCTGGGTGCGGCCCTTGCGGGCGGGCGCCTCGGTGGTGATGGGCCTTGCCATCGCCGGGATGCACTACACGGGCATGGCGGCCGCGCAATTTCCGATCGGCGCCGTCTGCGGCGCGGCGCGCGACGGCATGGACACCGGCTGGCTGGCCGTGGTGATCATCGTCGTCACGCTGGCCGTGCTGGCCATTGCCTTGATCACCTCGGTGCTCGATGTGCGCCTGGAAGCCCGCACCTCCATGCTGGCCATCTCGCTCGCCGAAGCCAACCAGGAACTGACCTACCTGGCGCTGCACGACAACCTCACCAAGCTTCCCAACCGGGTACTGCTGGAAGACCGGCTCGAGCAGGCGATCCAGGGCGCCACGCGGGAGAAGAGCCGCTTCGCCCTGATGTTCATGGACCTGGACGGCTTCAAGGCGGTCAACGACGCCTACGGCCATCCCATTGGCGATCAGTTGCTGGTGGCAGTCGCGCGGCGCATCGGCGCCAATGTCCACTCGCAAGACACCATCGCACGGCTGGGCGGCGACGAGTTCGTGCTGCTGGCCAGCGTCAGCGAGCCGGCGGATGCCGCCACCCTTGCCGAGAAGGTGCTGAGCGCCATGCGCGAGCCCTTCCAGGTAGCCGGCCGCGAGTTGCGCGTGTCCACCAGCATCGGCATTGCCATGTACCCTGGCGATGGCGAACTCCAGCACGACTTGCTGACCAACGCCGACGCGGCGATGTATCACGCCAAAGCGCTGGGCCGCAACACCATCTGCTTCTTCGAAGCATCGATGAACGCCAACGTGCACGAGCAGCTTCAGCTGGTGCAGGACATGCGCATGGCGCTGGAACGCCGTGAGCTGACCCTGCAGTACCAGCCCAAGCTCACCGCCCCCAACGGCCCGATAGTCGGCGTGGAAGCCCTGGTGCGCTGGATGCATCCCACGCGCGGCCTGATCGCCCCGGACCAGTTCATTCCCCTCGCGGAGAAAACCGGCCTGATCGTGCCGTTCGGGGACTGGATCCTGGACGAAGCCTGCCGGCAGATGCGAGCGTGGCGCGACGAGGGCCGCCCCGAGTGGACCATGGCGGTCAACCTCTCGGCACTGCAGTTCCGGCACGCCAGCCTGATCGCGACCGTGCGCGACACCCTGGCCCGGCATGCGCTGGAGCCATGCTGCCTGACGCTGGAGGTCACCGAATCCACGGCGATGCGCGACGCGGATGCCAGCCTGCAGATCCTGCAGCAGCTCCACGACATGGGCGTGCGCATCTCGATCGACGACTTCGGTACCGGCTACTCGAGCCTGCTGTACCTCAAGCGGCTGCCTGCGAGCGAGCTGAAGATCGATCGCGGGTTCATCCGGGATCTGTCACGCGATACCGAGGATGCGGCGATTGTCTCGGCCATTGTGGCGCTGGGGCGCACGCTGAATTTGAATATCGTCGCAGAAGGGGTCGAAACGGCGAAGCAGCAGGAGTTCCTGACGCGGCTGGGATGCAACTCGCTGCAAGGATTCCTGCTGGGACGACCGATGTCCGCGGAAAACCTGATTGAATCGCTGTCCAACGATAATCTGCTATCAGAGCCGGTTGAGGAAGGCACCATCGGGTCATGCTATGACGCGGGGTACCTCACGCCGCATTATGACTAG